GTATCCAGAATCGCCAGACAGGAGCGTTTCAGAATCGAGGAGGCCATCCGCAGCCATCAGCAGCACTCGCTTGAGGTGTATCTGTCGCTGCATGCCGTCCAGCCGGGGATGCTGCCGGGCTTTGGCTCCGCGCTGGTTGCCTCGCTGCACAGCGGCGGCGTCCACACGGCGCTGGAAGTGGAGCTGGCTAGGCTGCGGCGCGTGCACGGCATCGGCCCCAAGCGCACTCAGGAACTGCTGTGGTGGCGCAAGACACTGGAACAGTTCTTCAGCTTCGATCCGTCGCAGGTGCCCGTGCAGGTGATCGAGGCGGCGCGGCAGGCGCACCAGCAGGAACTTCAGGAGCAGCTGCGGGTGCTGGAAGCCGAGGTGCCGGGGCTGCATCACCGGGTACAGGCGTGGATAGCTGCCGAGCAACATGCCGCCGAAGACGTGCTGTCGCTGATGCGCGAGGTCGAGCAGCGGCAACAGGCCATCGTGCTGCTGCGGAGCCGTCTGCAATGAGCAGCAGTCACAGGGTCGGCGTTTCATGACGGACGCCGCCCGCGAGCGAACCCGCCGGGTGCTGAGAATCGCGCTGTCCAGCCCCTACGAGGGTGAGCGTGAAAAATCGGTAGGACTGGTGCTGCAACTGCTCCAGCGCGGTGGCCTGCGGCTGTGCGACATAGATCCGTCGTTTGGCACCGCAGACGGCGAACTTGCCCTGCGAACACGGGCACGGCTGGCAGCCAGCTATCAGGTGTCGTTTCGCAGCCGCGAGGAGGCGTTGTTCTATCTTCAGCTGTTCGGTGTGTTTGCCGCGTCGTCGCCGCCTCCGGTGCCGGGTGAAGATCAGAGCGGGTATGTTCTGACCTGCTTCGCCTCGCCCGACGTGCAGGCTCGCCTCGACGCTGCATTTCACCGCCACACACCCAGACTCCAGGCAGCGCTGGCAGCGGCCCAGGAACAGGCGCTGCGCGACTATCAGGCACGGCGGCGCGAGCTGTTCCGGGCAGCCGTCGAGGGAACGGCGGCGCTGGCTGCCCGCGAGGGTGTGGACTGAGACAGAAGGCGGGCTGTCGATTTCCTCCAGTTCACTCGCCGCGTTCGGGCATGATTTTGCTCGCGGCTGCGCTAAAAATGCAGCGCCGTACTGTGCGCGTCGGACAGCACGCCGAAGCGGGCCGCCCGCGTCAGGATGTCCTGTGCCCAGCCTCTGTGGGTGGCAGGTTCGCACATGCGTCCGTTCATCTTGAAGACGGCGGGTGCGTCGGGGGCCAGAATCGCCTGCGCTTCCAGCAGATCGGCCTGCTGTACGGCGTAGCTACCCAGCACCGTGCTCAGCTGACCCGGATGGATGATGGTCTTGCCGCACAGGCCGTATTCCAGATCCTGCCGCACCTCGCGTTCCAGCGTCACGAGGTCGCTGTAGATCTCGTAGACCGGGCTGGACAGGCAGAAACCGTAGGGTTTGAACACGCCCACCAGCATGCTGATGACCCGTTCCAGCGGCCCTTCGTACACGGTGCGGCCCGGTGTGCGCCGGATGCCCAGGGCGTGCATCAGGTCGTTGCCGCCGATACGGAACGCGGGAATACGGCTGTGCCAGTGTTCCTGAAAGATCAGGTCGCGCAGCAGCGCCATGCGCTGTTCCGACAGGGCATCACGGGTTTCCAGCGTCGGAAAGACCAGCAGATGACTGTGCTCGTCGCGCTCAAGGTGCCGCAGATACTGGCCCAGATTGCCGCTCTCGATTTTGGGAAGCACGAAGCCGTGAATGCCGTGCAGATCGAGCTGAACAAGTTGCGCCAGCACCTCGGGAGTGCGGGCGCGGATCAGGCGCAGCGGATACTGCGGGCCGGACGGCAGGAACGGCAGCACCCGGCGCAGATTCTCCACGGCCTCAGGCACCGCTTCCTCGCGGATGGCGTCTTCGGTGCAGTAGATCACGCTGGACAGGCCGGGCAGTTTGTCGGTGCCCAGTTCCAGTAGATCGGGCCGGGTGGCGGGCGTGTACAGGCTGGCCCCCAGCGCCCACGGATCGAAGGCCGTGGTCATAGCGGGCTTCCCGGTGAGATAACGGCGGCAGCCAGATACGGCAGCGCGGCCTGCACACTGACCGGAACGCCCGCCTGCTGCGCGAATTCGAGCAGATGGAGCGTGTCGGGATGCCCCGCGTCTCTGAGCAGCAGATGGGCGGGCTGGCGGCGCAGAAACACGCGGGTCGCCTCGCCCACGCTGGGCTTGATCAGGTGCGGGTCGTTCACGCCCAGGTCGGCGGCAAGTCGCAGCACCACCTCGGCGGGCGCGCGCGCGCGAGGCGGGGCAGCGGGCAGCGTGAACTCGGCGGTGTAGGCGCAGCTCAGATCGTCCAGCGCGTTCAGGTAAGACTCGGTCAGATCGTCGTTTCTCAGGGCTTCCTCGATGCGGGCAGCATGCATCACGGGCGGCACAGGACCGGATAGGGGAGACGGCGCTTCCACGAAGGTCCGGCTGAGCAGGCCGCAGACAGTGGCGTTCAGAACGGCGTGCGGCAGCAGCAGATCATCGCGGGTCGCCGCGTGCAGCGCCACGCCTGCCGGGTCGCTCAGCACCGCCAGACGGGGCGGCACATCTGTGGGCAGGCTGGCCCGCAGGGTCTGGAAGATGCTGCCCTTGCCCGTCCAGCCGTCTAAAAAGATCAGCGGCGCGGCGGGATGCAGGCGGCGAACTTCGGCCAGGGCCGCCGCGTCGATGCCCAGACCACGGATGATGCTGAGCGTGTGATGGGGCACGTCGAAGCCCCAGCGCCGGGCCACGCGCCGCACCGCGCAGCCGACCGGCGTGCCGCCCCTTGCCAGTGACACCAGCACGGGCGCACGGTACACGCGCAGCAGTTCGGCGGTCAGGCCCGCGACCAGCGCACCCACCCGCTCACCGTTGCGGCTCAGCGCGTCGTGGTAGGCCCGCGTCTGCGCGTCACTGGGGCGTGCCTCGGGGGTGAGCAGCGTGCCATACGACTCGCCCGCCCGGATCAGCGCCTCCTTGTGCGCAACCGTGACCAGCCGGGGAGCCGCCGCCCGCAGATGTACGTGTACGTCGTGGGGCGGCAGGGTATGAGCGAGATCGGCAGTGGGTCGGAGCATCGGCATCATTCTCCAGAGGGTGTTGGGCGGCAGAACTGAGACGGAAAGCAGCGAGAGAACACAGTACAGAAACAGCGGAGAAACACAGGGCGGACGACGCCAATACATCAGCCCACTACATCAGCACCGTCGCCAGACCTCCATATTAATCCTCCGTATACGGTTTTCTCAGGGGCACTTTACCTCGGGGATTTCTCCCAGAAACGGCAATTCAGCGCTGCGGCAGCCGGGCCGCCGTGACGCTGCGGAGCAGTTGCCCGCCGGGCGGCGTCAGCGCGAAATCGCAGGCGTTCAGAAAGGGCACGTCGCTCAGACTGTCGCCCAGCCCCAGCACCAGAGCGGCATCTGAAAAATACGTGCGCCGCAGGTACATGACGGCCTGCGCCTTTCCCAGAGAAGCGGGCAGCAGCGAGACGTTATTGGCGTTGGCGATCACCTGAAGCGCTGCGCCGCCCGTCTGCGTCAGCCACTCTTCCCAGTGCCGCTGTACCTCGGCCAGCGCGTGCGGGTCGGCGTCGGGGTGTTTCAGCACCGACATGAAGGGAAGCTCGTGGGCGGTGTGCCGGGTCAGGCGGCAGCCGAGCCGCTGAGCATGCGGCAGGATGTGGGCGGTGCCGTCTTCCAGCGTCTGCCGCAGGCTGTGCAGATGCCCGCTCGCCTGCCCAGTCCACTGCGGTTCCGGCTCGCCCTGAGGTGTCAGGATCGTCAGGCCGTGGTCGAGCACCCGCCAGGAGGTAAACGGCAGCGTCACCCGCTCGAAGGCCGCCTGATCGCGCCCCGTGACCGGAATGATGGTGGCCCCGCTGAGGGTCAGGTGCTGGATCAGGGCCCACTGTGCGGGCGTGCAGTACGAATGAGCCTCGCCGCGTGTATCGACGGTCGCAGGATGCAGCGCAGCTCTGTCGGCTCCCGGCAGCTTGCGGAGTGTCTGGAACAGCGTGTCGTCGAGGTCGGCAAAGGCCACGACCTGAGGCGGCGTCATGCGCCTTCCAGCGCCGGGCTGAGCCGGATCGCCTGCGCGTGTGGCCCCAGCGCCGCCATTAGGGCCGGGTCGGGGGTGCAGGCTCCCTCGAACGTGACCAGAATGCGGGTGTATTCGGCGGGATCGACGTTGTACAGGTAATTGGGAATGCCGTCGCCCACGCTGTCGGCAAAGCTCAGATGCTGCCGGATGCCCAGTCCCGGCAGCACCGGGCTGCGGGTGGTGGCGCTGAAATGGCAGGATGCGGTCAGCGGCGCAATCTGCTGGGCCAGCGCAAACGCCGGATACTGAAATTCGCCGCCGCCCAGCACCAGTACCCGGTCGGTGGGCGCAAAACACAGGCCCAGTTCGCCGGGTGTGGGTACCTCGCTCGGGTGGCCGTAGCGGGGGCTGCGATCTGGGAGCAGCGCCGCTTTGTCGGCCCCGTTTCCGACCACGCCGGGCAGCGCGGCAGGCGTCCAGCCGGGGTCGGGCGTGAAGGTGTACGCGCCTCTGCTCAGACTCACGAAATCGAGCGGCAGGCCCAGCGCCGCTTCCAGTTCATGCCGCCGCGCACACCAGTCGGTCAGGCTGACCAGCACCACCCGCCGCACGTGCGGGTGCAGGTCGGTCCAGGCGCGGGCCAGATGTTCGAGCGTGGTGCCCGTCGAGAGTTCGTCGTCGATCAGCACCAGCTCTTCGGCGCGGCGGGCGGCCTCTCCGGGGTCGTAGAGCAGGTGGGCCGGAGCGTGTGAGTGCGGCTCGTCGAAGCGCAGCAGCACCCTTCGGCCTGTCACGGCGTAGCGGGTGGTGTGCTGGAAAGTGGCGGCTTGCCCCTGCTGCGACTGCCACGCCCGGAACACACCCTCTCCGAGCGCGGTGGCAGTCTCGGCCAGCCCGATAAAGTGCGGCGCGTTCAGCTTCGGCAGAGCCGCCGCCAGTTCGTGATACGTGCGGGCGGCCACGTCCGGCGAAACCGGAATGTGTTTGCCCAGCACCCGGCTGACGAACAGAAAGCCCCGGCGCGGATTGCGGCGCACCGCGTAGGTCAGCAGGTCGTCGAGCGGAGCGCTGGCCTGTTCGAGCGTCAGATGGAGCGTGCCGCTGGGAAGGCGCACGTCGAGGGCAGCAGGGGCAGGGGAGCTGGGCATGAGGTCTGTCCAGCTTACGAGGCGAACGCGCCGAACGTTCCGCCCTGCTCAGGTCTGCTCAATTAGCCCGCAGAAGCAGCTCTCAGCCGACGCCAACCGGAGACGTGAGCGGCGCAGCGGCTGGAGCGCTTCTGCGGGCGATCTCGGCACGCACCACCGGAGCGACCTCAGTGCCCAGCAGCTCGATGCTCTTCATGATCTGAGCGTGTGGCAGCGTTCCCACGCTTGTCTGAAGCAGAAAGCGCTGATGCCCGAACAGCTCGTGCTGAAACAGGATTTTCTCGCTCACCTGCTGCGGGTCGCCCACAAACGACGCGCCGCGCAGACTGCGGTCGCCCTCGAAGTGGGCGCGGGTCAGCGGAGGCCAGCCGCGCTCGCGTCCCAGCTTGTTCATCACGGCGGCGTGGGCCGGATACGCCTCGTCAGCGGCCTGCTGGCTGGTACGGGCAAGATATCCGTGCGAGTTGATGCCCAGCGGCAGGAGGGCCGGATCGTGCCCGGCAGCGCGGGCGGCCTCGCGGTACAGGTGTACGAACGGCTGAAAGCGCTCGGGCATTCCGCCGATGATCGCCAGTGCCATCGGCAGGCCCATTTCGCCGGCTCGCTGCGCCGATGCCGGGGTTCCGCCCACGCCCAGCCACACCGGAATGCTCGGCTGCACCGGGCGCGGATACACGCCCACTTCGCTGAGTGGGGCGCGGTAACGTCCCTTCCAACTGATATGGTCGCTCTGCTGAAGCCTGAGCAGCAGGTCGAGTTTCTCGGAAAACAGCTCGTCGTAGTCCTGCGGGTGGCCGCCGATGAACAGCGGAAACGACTCGATAAACGATCCGCGCCCCGCCATGATCTCGGCCCGGCCCCCGGAGATCAGGTCGAGTGTGCTGAACGCCTGATACACGCGCACCGGGTCTTCGGTGCCCAGCACAGTCACGGCACTCGTCAGCCGGATGTTCCGGGTGCGTGGGGCGGCGGCGGCCAGGATCATCGCCGGATTCGAGATCACGAAGTCGGGGCGGTGGTGCTCGCCCACACCGTACACGTCCAGCCCCACCTGATCGGCCAGCTCGATCTCTTCCAGCAGATCGCGCACGCGCTGCTGCGGGCTGACCGTCAGGCCGGTGGCAGCGTCGGCGGTGCGCTCGCCAAACGAATAGATGCCGACCTGAAAAGGAGTTGGCGCGGCAGGGGAGGCAGGAGTCTGGGTCATAGAAGTATTTTACAATATAAATCAGATCAGAATGTAAACCATATCGTTGGGCCAAAAATCGGCCCCTCCCGCCGAGGAAGGGGCCGAAGGACGAAGCGGCGCGGCTCAGGCAGACGCAGCCACGTTGATCTCGCGGGCCAGCATGGTCAGCTTCTGGTCGGTGGCCTTCTCCTCATTCTCGGAGGTTTCCAGCAGCGCGGCGTGTTGTCCATAGCCCAGTACCGAGGCATAGGTCTTGACCGTGCCGTACGCGGCGATCTCGTAATGTTCCACCCGTTGCCCGGCGGCGATCAGGCCCGCATCTTTCACGGCGGGCACGGCTTTTTCCTTGATCATCTCGCTGCCTTCCTCGACCAGCCCCTGCATGGCCTTGCAGGTTTTGCCGCCCGGCTGCTCACCCAGTTCGGTCAAAATGCTCGCCACCCGCTCTGCCTGGGTGCGGGTCTGTGCGAGGTGATCGAGAAAGCCCTGCTTGAGTTCGGGTGTGGCTGCCGCGTCTGCCATCTTGGGCAGCGCCTCCACGAGCTGTGTTTCGGCAGAATAGATATCCTGAAGTTGCTCGATGTAAAGGTCTTTGAGGTCATTTATTTCCATTCCCAGCGCCTGGTTTGCCATAATGACTCCTCCCTGAAGAGAACTTCGATTCACTGACTTCATTGCCAGTTTGAATCTCAGATCATCGGGCCTGATTGGGAGGGTGTGAATGTGGATTTAACTGCGATTGGCTGGAACTTTAGCCGAACGCAGGGCAGACTTCATGACGCCGGGCCGCCGCGCCGCCGTCTTTCCGAGCACGAAGCGCTCCCCAGGCTTGAGCAGAGCATCATGAACCGGCGTGAGTGCGGCCCGATGTGCGTGGCCCACTGCTCAGGTCATGGCTTTGGCAATGTAGTCCCACATCGCCTGCATTTCGGGAGTCATGCGGCCCTGGTAGGCGTCGCTCAGAGTGCGCTCGATATCGGGGCGGCCTCCGCTGAATTCCTGCACCAGCGTGCGCCAGCGCAGGCCCAGCGCCCTGACTGCCGGGTCTTTCGGATCGGTGCCGCGCTCCATCTCGGTCAGCACTTCGGCCATCAGGGTAGGCCAGGCGTTCTGCACCTCCTCGATGCGGGTCTGCCCCAGCGTTTCGGCCTGCTGCGCCAGATACGCCTGCTGCTCGGCGTCGAAGCGGCTCTGGTCATCGCCGCCCACGCTGCGGGCAACCTCCATGATGCTGGCGACTTTTTCCCTGATCTTCTCGCTCATACGAATCACCTCCAGAAGTTCGGACGCGCTCACTGCCTGCCTGCTCGCCACTGCCCTCAGACGCTGCAACAGTCGCTGCTGCTCCTGTACCTGCCGCTCGACCTGCTGAATATGGCGGCTCAGAATGGCTCCGGAATCGCAGTCCGGGTCGCTCAGCATCACACGGATATCGTCCAGGCGAAGCCCCAGGCTCTTCAGGCCCTGCACCTGAAGCAGCCGTGCAAAGTCGGCGGGCGAGTACAGACGGTGCCCCCGCTCGGTGCGCTCGCCCGGAGACAGCAGGCCAAGTTCGTCGTAATGGCGCAGCGTCCGAATGCTCAGCCCGGTTTTTCTGGCGAGTTCACCGATCTTGAGACGCATCTTTCCTCCTGTCGCCCACTGTAAAACCTGCCGTAACGGGAGGATCAAGGGGTCTGGAGGCTAGCAGAGCCGCAGTCCGAGCAGCCGATGAAGACAAACCGGACATGGCCTCATGGCGCGGGCAGTAGGATTCTGGGTGGGCATCTGATCGGCAGATACAGGCAAGGCTTTCACAGTGGTTCGGACGCACCCGCGACACTCCGAACAAAGGACGGGCACAACATGAACAAACTCGAACAGCTCAAGAGCATGTCGATTGTGGTGGCAGATACCGGCGACATCGACGCCATCAAGAAGTATCAGCCGCGTGACTGCACCACCAACCCCTCGCTGATTCTGAAGGCGGCCCAGCTTCCCGGCTACGCGCACCTGCTGACCGAGGCCAAAGGGTGGGTCGTGGGCGGCGAAACGCTCGACGACATCATCGACAAACTGACCGTGAGGATCGGCACCGAACTGACGCGCATCGTGCCCGGCGACGTTTCGACGGAAGTCGATGCCCGCCTCGCCTTCGACAAGGAAGCCTCGCTGGCCCGCGCCCGCCACCTGATCTCGCTGTATGAAGAGAACGGTGTCAGCCGCAAGCGCATCCTGATCAAGCTGGCCGCCACCTGGGAAGGCATCCAGGCCGCGCATGTGCTGGAGCAGGAAGGCATTCGCTGCAACCTGACGCTGGTGTTCGGGCTGGAACAGGCCATCGCCTGCGCCCAGGCAGGTGCTTTCCTGATCTCGCCCTTCGTGGGGCGCATCACCGACTGGTACAAGAAGACCACCGGCACCAAGGATTACCCCATCGACGAAGACCCCGGCGTGGCGTCGGTGCGGACCATCTACGCGCACTTCAAGGAGCACGGGTACAAAACGGTGGTGATGGGTGCGTCGTTCCGCAGCGCCGCTCAGGTCGAGGCGCTGGCAGGTTGTGACCGCCTCACCGTCAGCCCGCAGCTGCTGGGCGAACTGGCCGACGACGAGGGCACGCTGGAACGTCAGCTCACGCCCAGCGAGGGCAGCACCCGCGAGGCCACCATCTCCGAGGCCGATTACCGCTGGAGCCTGGCCGACAATGCCATGGCGGGCGAAAAGCTGAACGAGGGTATCCGCCAGTTCCATCAGGACACCGAGAAACTGCGGACTCTGCTCAGCGCCGAGTAAGCGGAAACAGCTGGCAGCACAGAGGGGGCGACACCGGAAACGGGTCGCCTCCGCTGCTGTGGGTGTATGTGTGTGGGTGGGGCCTGTAAAAGTGGGCTTACTCCTGCTCGGTACTCAGGTCGTGGCGCGGCACCACGCGGTAGGGCGTGTTTCGCGGCGACAGCTCTCCGCTCAGGCGCAGCAGCAGCGCGTGGGCGGGGCGGCGGGCGCTGGCGTAGTCGGCAGCCGTGATGCGGCTCAGATCGGCTTTCAGCGCGTCAAGATTCGTGCTGAGGCGCAGCGCCGAGAGGCTGTAGGGCATGGAAAACCGCAGCCTGCCCTCGGCGTCGGGCTGTGCCAGATCGAAGGCCAGCACCGGCCCTCGCTGCTGCCTGGAAGTCAGGGCGCTCGTCAACTGAAGCACGCTGACCAGAGCATAGACGCCGCTGCGGGCAGGAGCATTCAGCGTGAGGGTGTGCCGACTCGACAGCGTGGTGATCATCCAGCGGGCGCTCTCGGTACTGGTCAGCCCGAGCTGAGACAGCAGCGGCGCAAGGCTCAGGCTGTACACGCTGTACGGATCGACCGGGTGGTCGGGCGTGCCCAGTGCCAGGGTCGTGCCGTTCAGGTGTAGTGCCGGACGCTCCCAGCCGCTTACACGCGGTCGCAGC
This region of Deinococcus ruber genomic DNA includes:
- a CDS encoding cysteine protease StiP domain-containing protein, with amino-acid sequence MMPMLRPTADLAHTLPPHDVHVHLRAAAPRLVTVAHKEALIRAGESYGTLLTPEARPSDAQTRAYHDALSRNGERVGALVAGLTAELLRVYRAPVLVSLARGGTPVGCAVRRVARRWGFDVPHHTLSIIRGLGIDAAALAEVRRLHPAAPLIFLDGWTGKGSIFQTLRASLPTDVPPRLAVLSDPAGVALHAATRDDLLLPHAVLNATVCGLLSRTFVEAPSPLSGPVPPVMHAARIEEALRNDDLTESYLNALDDLSCAYTAEFTLPAAPPRARAPAEVVLRLAADLGVNDPHLIKPSVGEATRVFLRRQPAHLLLRDAGHPDTLHLLEFAQQAGVPVSVQAALPYLAAAVISPGSPL
- a CDS encoding phosphoribosyltransferase domain-containing protein, which produces MPSSPAPAALDVRLPSGTLHLTLEQASAPLDDLLTYAVRRNPRRGFLFVSRVLGKHIPVSPDVAARTYHELAAALPKLNAPHFIGLAETATALGEGVFRAWQSQQGQAATFQHTTRYAVTGRRVLLRFDEPHSHAPAHLLYDPGEAARRAEELVLIDDELSTGTTLEHLARAWTDLHPHVRRVVLVSLTDWCARRHELEAALGLPLDFVSLSRGAYTFTPDPGWTPAALPGVVGNGADKAALLPDRSPRYGHPSEVPTPGELGLCFAPTDRVLVLGGGEFQYPAFALAQQIAPLTASCHFSATTRSPVLPGLGIRQHLSFADSVGDGIPNYLYNVDPAEYTRILVTFEGACTPDPALMAALGPHAQAIRLSPALEGA
- a CDS encoding LLM class flavin-dependent oxidoreductase, translated to MTQTPASPAAPTPFQVGIYSFGERTADAATGLTVSPQQRVRDLLEEIELADQVGLDVYGVGEHHRPDFVISNPAMILAAAAPRTRNIRLTSAVTVLGTEDPVRVYQAFSTLDLISGGRAEIMAGRGSFIESFPLFIGGHPQDYDELFSEKLDLLLRLQQSDHISWKGRYRAPLSEVGVYPRPVQPSIPVWLGVGGTPASAQRAGEMGLPMALAIIGGMPERFQPFVHLYREAARAAGHDPALLPLGINSHGYLARTSQQAADEAYPAHAAVMNKLGRERGWPPLTRAHFEGDRSLRGASFVGDPQQVSEKILFQHELFGHQRFLLQTSVGTLPHAQIMKSIELLGTEVAPVVRAEIARRSAPAAAPLTSPVGVG
- a CDS encoding HpcH/HpaI aldolase/citrate lyase family protein; the encoded protein is MTTAFDPWALGASLYTPATRPDLLELGTDKLPGLSSVIYCTEDAIREEAVPEAVENLRRVLPFLPSGPQYPLRLIRARTPEVLAQLVQLDLHGIHGFVLPKIESGNLGQYLRHLERDEHSHLLVFPTLETRDALSEQRMALLRDLIFQEHWHSRIPAFRIGGNDLMHALGIRRTPGRTVYEGPLERVISMLVGVFKPYGFCLSSPVYEIYSDLVTLEREVRQDLEYGLCGKTIIHPGQLSTVLGSYAVQQADLLEAQAILAPDAPAVFKMNGRMCEPATHRGWAQDILTRAARFGVLSDAHSTALHF
- the tal gene encoding transaldolase, with translation MNKLEQLKSMSIVVADTGDIDAIKKYQPRDCTTNPSLILKAAQLPGYAHLLTEAKGWVVGGETLDDIIDKLTVRIGTELTRIVPGDVSTEVDARLAFDKEASLARARHLISLYEENGVSRKRILIKLAATWEGIQAAHVLEQEGIRCNLTLVFGLEQAIACAQAGAFLISPFVGRITDWYKKTTGTKDYPIDEDPGVASVRTIYAHFKEHGYKTVVMGASFRSAAQVEALAGCDRLTVSPQLLGELADDEGTLERQLTPSEGSTREATISEADYRWSLADNAMAGEKLNEGIRQFHQDTEKLRTLLSAE
- a CDS encoding ferritin-like domain-containing protein gives rise to the protein MANQALGMEINDLKDLYIEQLQDIYSAETQLVEALPKMADAAATPELKQGFLDHLAQTRTQAERVASILTELGEQPGGKTCKAMQGLVEEGSEMIKEKAVPAVKDAGLIAAGQRVEHYEIAAYGTVKTYASVLGYGQHAALLETSENEEKATDQKLTMLAREINVAASA
- a CDS encoding MerR family transcriptional regulator, which produces MRLKIGELARKTGLSIRTLRHYDELGLLSPGERTERGHRLYSPADFARLLQVQGLKSLGLRLDDIRVMLSDPDCDSGAILSRHIQQVERQVQEQQRLLQRLRAVASRQAVSASELLEVIRMSEKIREKVASIMEVARSVGGDDQSRFDAEQQAYLAQQAETLGQTRIEEVQNAWPTLMAEVLTEMERGTDPKDPAVRALGLRWRTLVQEFSGGRPDIERTLSDAYQGRMTPEMQAMWDYIAKAMT